The following are from one region of the Siniperca chuatsi isolate FFG_IHB_CAS linkage group LG13, ASM2008510v1, whole genome shotgun sequence genome:
- the dapk3 gene encoding death-associated protein kinase 3 — MAGFRQEDVELYYEMGEELGSGQFAIVRKCKEKNSSVEYAAKFIKKRRLSSSRRGVSREEIEREVNILREIQHSNIITLHDIFENKTDVILILELVSGGELFDFLAEKESLTEEEATQFLKQILDGVQYLHSKRIAHFDLKPENIMLLDKNVPNPRIKLIDFGIAHQIKAGNEFKNIFGTPEFVAPEIVNYEPLGLEADMWSIGVITYILLSGASPFLGETKQETLTNISAVNYDFDEEYFSNTSELAKDFIRRLLVKDPKKRMTIDDSLEHPWIKVIKRRNVRQEERDHKPERRRLKTTRLKEYTIKSHSSMPPNNTYVNFERFSQVLEEITAAEEGLRELERNQRSCREDVAALLSIYEEKEGWYKEENHSISSDLSHIRQELQRTQAQRKKSQEDTRVTMQAANILKRKFGRLENRYEVLAEQVASEVRWVEELVKSISVEKDGLGPGSMP; from the exons ATGGCTGGCTTCAGGCAGGAGGATGTTGAGTTGTATTATGAGATGGGAGAGGAGCTGGGCAG CGGACAGTTTGCCATCGTTCGTAAGTGTAAAGAGAAGAACTCAAGTGTCGAGTACGCAGCCAAGTTCATCAAGAAGCGGCGGCTGTCGTCCAGCCGGCGGGGGGTGAGCCGCGAAGAGATCGAGCGCGAGGTCAACATCTTGCGGGAGATCCAGCACAGCAACATCATCACCCTGCACGACATCTTTGAAAACAAGACCGACGTGATCCTAATCCTGGAGCTGGTGTCCGGAGGAGAGCTGTTTGACTTCCTGGCTGAGAAGGAATCTCTGACGGAGGAGGAGGCCACCCAGTTTCTCAAGCAGATCCTGGACGGCGTTCAGTATCTACACTCCAAACGCATCGCTCACTTTGACCTCAAG CCTGAGAATATCATGCTGCTGGACAAGAACGTCCCCAACCCCAGGATCAAGCTGATTGATTTTGGGATTGCTCATCAGATTAAAGCAGGAAACGAGTTCAAGAACATTTTTGGAACACCAGAGTTTGTTG CGCCTGAAATAGTCAACTATGAGCCACTTGGACTGGAGGCGGACATGTG GAGTATCGGCGTAATCACATACATTCT GCTGAGTGGTGCTTCACCGTTTCTGGGCGAGACCAAGCAGGAGACCCTGACAAACATCTCAGCTGTCAACTATGATTTTGATGAGGAGTATTTCAGCAACACCAGTGAGCTGGCTAAGGACTTCATACGGCGTCTGCTGGTCAAGGATCCCAA gAAGAGAATGACGATTGATGACAGTCTTGAACACCCCTGGATTAAG GTGATTAAGAGGCGAAATGTccgccaggaggagagagaccaCAAGCCTGAGCGCAGACGCCTGAAGACCACTCGTCTGAAGGAGTACACCATCAAGTCCCACTCCAGCATGCCACCCAACAACACTTACGTCAACTTTGAGCGCTTCTCTCAGGTCCTCGAGGAGAttacagcagcagaggaaggcCTGAGGGAGCTGGAGCGCAATCAGCGCTCATGCCGGGAAGACGTCGCAGCGCTGCTGTCCATATATGAGGAGAAGGAAGGTTGGTACAAGGAGGAGAACCACAGCATCTCCAGCGACCTGAGCCACATCCGCCAAGAGCTGCAGCGCACTCAAGCCCAGCGCAAGAAGAGCCAGGAGGACACCCGGGTCACCATGCAGGCCGCCAACATCCTCAAGCGCAAGTTTGGGCGCCTGGAAAACCGCTACGAGGTCCTGGCTGAGCAAGTGGCCTCTGAGGTCCGCTGGGTGGAGG